GGGGCGTTTTGCATTTCGGGCACCTCTTGCGCGACGCGTTTACAGCGTCTATACGCCCCCGGTGGCCCCAGGGCCGCAAGAATCAACAAGCAAGAAATGCCGTGGTTGGCCCGTCACGCTTCGTGGGTCACATCCGGCGAAGGAGAAGCGAAATGAAACTGCATGAACTCAGCGACAATCCGGGCGCAACCAAGAAACGGATGCGCATCGGCCGCGGCCCCGGCTCGGGCAAGGGCAAGATGGGTGGCCGTGGTATCAAAGGTCAGAAATCCCGCTCGGGCGTGGCCATCAACGGCTATGAAGGCGGCCAGATGCCGCTCTATCAGCGTCTGCCCAAGCGTGGCTTCAACAAGCCCAACCGCAAGGCATTCGCCGTCGTCAACCTGGGCCTGATCCAGAAATTCGTCGAAGCCGGCAAACTGGACGGCGCCGCCGCCATCACCGAGGACGCGCTGGTCGCATCCGGCCTGGTGCGCCGCAAGCTGGACGGCATTCGCGTGCTGGCCAAGGGTGATTTCAACGCCAAGCTGAACATCGAAGTCACCGGCGCGTCGAAATCGGCTGTCGAGGCTGTCGAAAAGGCGGGCGGCTCGCTGAAGGTCACAAACGCTGCTGCGGCAGAGTAACGGCTTGTGAGCGGGCGCTGTCCCGCTTACATAGACACCCAAGTTTTCCAAAACGCCG
The window above is part of the Ruegeria pomeroyi DSS-3 genome. Proteins encoded here:
- the rplO gene encoding 50S ribosomal protein L15 — translated: MKLHELSDNPGATKKRMRIGRGPGSGKGKMGGRGIKGQKSRSGVAINGYEGGQMPLYQRLPKRGFNKPNRKAFAVVNLGLIQKFVEAGKLDGAAAITEDALVASGLVRRKLDGIRVLAKGDFNAKLNIEVTGASKSAVEAVEKAGGSLKVTNAAAAE